In Kwoniella pini CBS 10737 chromosome 4, complete sequence, one DNA window encodes the following:
- a CDS encoding ATP-dependent RNA helicase HAS1 — MSAISRDPSMGKKRKRPSKGGAEKSTPSKTEAEDVVVGVEEETPIEAEATSSKVTLDTPSGAVDGARNVPGATYERVPFSTLNLSNPTMNAIQRIGFETMTEVQARTIPPLLAGKDVLGAARTGSGKTMAFLVPSIELLSTLRFKPVNGTGVIIISPTRELALQIFGVAKELMQGHSQTFGVLMGGANRKAEADKLVKGVNLIVATPGRLLDHLQNTKGFIFKNLKALVIDEADRILEIGFEEEMKQIIKLLPAENRQSMLFSATQTTKVTDLARISLRPGPLYINVDEEKQASTVDMLEQGYVVCESDKRFMLLFTFLRKNLKKKVIVFFSSCNSVNYHAELLNYIDVPVLDLHGKQKQQKRTNTFFEFCNAPSGILLCTDVAARGLDIPKVDWIIQFDPPDDPRDYIHRVGRTARAGKTGKSLLFLLPSELGFLRFLKVAKVPLNEYQFPQKKVADVQKQLENLISKNHYLNTSARDGFRSYLQSYASYSLKKIFDVNKLDLTKVGKSFGFSVPPKVNISIGSVKAKKERQDESEDDEENDGIPKKAYYRNRQKKGKFNQ; from the exons ATGTCAGCCATATCCAGAGACCCAAGTATGGGCAAAAAGCGAAAAAGACCTTCTAAAGGTGGTGCCGAAAAATCAACACCAAGCAAGAccgaagctgaagatgtagTTGTAGGTGTAGAAGAGGAAACACCGATAGAAGCAGAAGCAACTTCTTCCAAAGTTACCTTAGATACACCTTCCGGAGCTGTAGATGGAGCTCGAAATGTACCCGGAGCGACATACGAGAGAGTCCCCTTTTCAACATTGAATTTATCGAATCCTACGATGAATGCTATTCAAAGAATTGGTTTCGAAACAATGACTGAAGTTCAAGCACGTACGATCCCACCTCTACTTGCTGGAAAGGATGTACTTGGTGCAGCAAGAACAGGAAGTGGAAAGACAATGGCTTTCTTGGTTCCTTCCATCGAATTGTTGAGTACACTTAGGTTCAAACCTGTCAATG GTACCGgagtcatcatcatttcacCAACTAGAGAACTCGCCCTACAAATATTCGGAGTAGCTAAAGAACTTATGCAAGGTCATTCCCAAACATTTGGTGTTTTGATGGGTGGTGCCAACCGAAAAGCAGAAGCGGATAAGTTGGTCAAAGGTGTGAACTTGATTGTAGCTACTCCAGGTAGATTAttggatcatcttcag AACACTAAAggtttcatcttcaagaacTTGAAAGCTCTAGTCatagatgaagctgatagaATATTGGAGATTGGTTTTgaggaagaaatgaaacaaattatcaagttACTACCAGCTG AAAACCGGCAATCAATGTTGTTCTCTGCCACCCAGACGACAAAGGTTACCGATTTAGCCCGTATCTCCCTTCGACCAGGTCCTCTATACATTAATGTCGATGAAGAGAAACAAGCATCAACAGTTGACATGTTAGAACAAGGATACGTTGTTTGCGAATCCGACAAGAGATTTATGCTTCTTTTCACATTCTTGCGTAAaaacttgaagaagaaggttatTGTTTTCTTCAGTAGTTGCAACTCCGTTAATTATCATGCGGAgttattgaattatattgACGTTCCAGTATTGGATTTACAT ggaaaacaaaaacaacaaaaacGAACTAATACTTTCTTCGAATTTTGTAATGCTCCTTCAGGTATATTATTATGTACAGATGTAGCTGCAAGAGGATTAGATATACCTAAAGTAGATTGgattattcaatttgatccaCCTGATGATCCAAGAGATTATATTCATAGAGTTGGACGTACTGCAAGAGCAGGTAAAACTGGaaaatctttattattCCTTTTACCTTCTGAATTAGGTTTTTTAAGATTTTTAAAAGTTGCAAAAGTTCCTTTAaatgaatatcaatttcctcAAAAGAAAGTTGCGGATGTACAAAAGCAG cttgaaaatttaatttcaaaaaatcattatcttaATACATCAGCAAGAGATGGATTTAGATCATATTTACAATCATATGCTTCTTATTctttgaaaaaaatatttgatgtaaataaattagatttaacaaaagttggaaaatcttttggattttcagTTCCACCTAAAGTAAATATTTCAATTGGTTCTGtaaaagctaaaaaagaacgtcaagatgaaagtgaagatgatgaagaaaatgatggaaTTCCAAAGAAAGCTTATTATAGAAATAGgcaaaagaaaggaaaattcaatcaatag
- a CDS encoding mRNA 3'-end-processing protein YTH1, whose protein sequence is MAAAASSSTFLDPHLGRAADFVGPDFHQVNLDVEGYLKSQKGYKLDSDTQICPLSLTPLGCPLPISQCPYRHTNPSASNFKPPPSLPTHPREREKKLTVCKHYLRNLCKMGDNCEYTHDWNLRTMPICIMFLKQGKCELGGECLYFHKRDRRVECPDYNRGFCLFGPNCPRKHIRRKLCTAYQIGFCPDGKHCKFVHPVADRPKPEEYINPIPPDPKQFTGPPPQLPAGYGRWREYKYDPNAVVIPAPAWVEGGSLSGWRAGGFLSSNARRNDDRESGNGSSGPSGRSNHNNNHHHNDVPAGAPAGYEKKTGWIKDLSTVLCFRCNSYGHFANACPNQAVPGDRGGLKRE, encoded by the exons ATGGCAGCTGCAGCTAGCTCTTCGACATTTTTAGACCCTCATCTGGGTCGAGCAGCAGATTTCGTCGGACCTGATTTTCATCAAGTCAACTTAGACGTAGAAGGGTATTTGAAGTCTCAGAAAGGCTACAAGCTTGATTCGG ATACACAAATATGTCCATTATCTTTAACTCCATTAGGATGTCCTCTACCAATTTCACAATGTCCATATAGACATACAAACCCTTCAGcatcaaatttcaaaccaccaccttctttaccaacACAtccaagagaaagagaaaaaaaattaacaGTTTGTAAACATTATTTAAGGAATTTATGTAAAATGGGAGATAATTGTGAATATACACATGATTGGAATTTACGTACAATGCCAATTTGTATAATGTTTTTAAAACAAGGTAAATGTGAATTAGGTGGTGAATGTTTATATTTTCATAAAAGAGATAGAAGAGTTGAATGTCCAGATTATAATCGTGgattttgtttatttggTCCAAATTGTCCAAGAAAACatattagaagaaaattatGTACTGCTTATCAAATTGGTTTTTGTCCTGATGGAAAACACTGTAAATTTGTACA TCCTGTTGCGGATCGACCTAAACCTGAAGAATATATTAATCCAATTCCACCTGATCCAAAACAATTTACAGGTCCACCACCACAATTACCAGCAGGATATGGAAGATGGCGTGAATATAAATATGATCCAAATGCAGTTGTAATTCCTGCTCCTGCATGGGTAGAAGGTGGTTCTTTAAGTGGTTGGAGAGCAGGTGgatttttatcttcaaatgcACGTagaaatgatgatagaGAAAGTGGAAATGGAAGTAGTGGACCTTCAggaagatcaaatcataataataatcatcatcataatgATGTACCTGCTGGTGCACCTGCAGGatatgaaaagaaaactGGTTGGATCAAAGATTTATCAACTGTTTTATGTTTC AGATGTAATAGTTATGGACATTTTGCTAATGCTTGTCCGAATCAAGCTGTACCTGGAGACAGGGGTGGTTTGAAGAGAGAATGA